In one Culex quinquefasciatus strain JHB chromosome 2, VPISU_Cqui_1.0_pri_paternal, whole genome shotgun sequence genomic region, the following are encoded:
- the LOC6040865 gene encoding mitochondrial import inner membrane translocase subunit Tim21, whose protein sequence is MSLLVLRPLLVRNQRFSQLSMLRGLSSLPQQVRTYATAQRKSASTTSLSASTDRTDVSTDVRPMGERVKENTKTASYLGIILVGVGVTATLFYYTFRELFSSNSPNNIYTEALDRVKNENPVKDALGAPIKGFGEESRRGRRTHVAHTSYIRDGVQYIRMQFYVQGIRNKATVHLEKKMNESGDYEYRYLFVQLDYYPHTTVIIEDNRLQQDIPKPGSALEPIL, encoded by the coding sequence ATGTCCTTGCTTGTACTGCGCCCTCTGCTGGTGCGGAACCAACGATTCTCGCAGCTCTCGATGCTGCGCGGCCTGTCGTCACTTCCGCAGCAGGTCCGCACCTATGCTACGGCTCAGCGGAAGAGCGCTTCCACAACGTCCCTATCTGCCAGCACCGATCGTACGGACGTCTCGACGGATGTCCGTCCGATGGGAGAGCGCGTCAAGGAAAACACCAAAACTGCCAGCTATTTGGGAATTATTTTGGTCGGGGTTGGCGTTACGGCCACCTTGTTCTATTACACCTTCCGGGAGTTGTTCTCTTCGAACAGTCCGAACAATATCTACACGGAGGCGCTCGATCGGGTCAAAAACGAGAACCCGGTCAAGGATGCGCTGGGAGCGCCGATCAAGGGATTTGGCGAGGAAAGCCGGCGTGGCAGAAGGACACACGTAGCTCACACGAGCTACATCAGGGACGGAGTACAGTACATTAGGATGCAGTTCTACGTGCAAGGGATTCGTAACAAAGCGACGGTGCATTTGGAGAAGAAGATGAACGAGTCCGGCGACTACGAGTATCGATATCTGTTCGTACAGCTGGACTACTACCCGCACACCACGGTCATCATCGAAGACAACCGACTTCAGCAGGACATCCCCAAGCCTGGTAGCGCTCTAGAACCAATTTTATAA